The sequence TGTGCTGGGCCTGCGGCTGGTGAAGAAAACTGTCAACCAGGACGACCCGCGCATGTACCACCTGTTCTATGCCGACGGGGCGGGCAGCGCGGGCAGCGACATGACCTTCTTCGACTTCCCCCGTGCGGCACGTGAACACCGGGGCAATGACAGCATCACCCGCACCACCTTCCGTGTGACGGGCCGGGAAGCGTTGGCGTTCTGGGCCGAGCGTCTCACCCGCGAGGGTGTCCCGCATGGTGGCATCGTTACCCGCGACGGCCGTCTCCACCTGGACTTCGAAGACCCCGACGGCACCCTTCTGTCGCTGATTGACGACGGGGGCGAGGGACCGCGCGGCGTGGTCAACCCGCTCACCGATATTCCCGCCGCCTTCCAGCTTCAGGGCCTGGGCTACAGCGGCTTCACGGTGACGGACCTCGCGCCCACCCGCGCCTTCTTCGAGCGCGGCCTGAACCTGCGGGAGGTCCGGACCTATCCCACCGGGGCCTTCACCA is a genomic window of Deinococcus carri containing:
- a CDS encoding ring-cleaving dioxygenase, encoding MTMPSLHFTGLHHVSALTGRAERNHDFYTRVLGLRLVKKTVNQDDPRMYHLFYADGAGSAGSDMTFFDFPRAAREHRGNDSITRTTFRVTGREALAFWAERLTREGVPHGGIVTRDGRLHLDFEDPDGTLLSLIDDGGEGPRGVVNPLTDIPAAFQLQGLGYSGFTVTDLAPTRAFFERGLNLREVRTYPTGAFTTHVFQMGEGGPHAELHVTERDDLPRHRPGAGGVHHVALRVRDEAELRGWLAHLEAAGYPNSGQVNRHYFQSVYIRDPNGLVVELATDGPGFSVDEPLETLGEHLALPPFLEPRRADIEAHLRPLSLQGA